A region from the Triticum urartu cultivar G1812 chromosome 1, Tu2.1, whole genome shotgun sequence genome encodes:
- the LOC125551391 gene encoding glyoxylase I 4-like, producing the protein MVNTTAAMVSGGVLPLASLNHISIVCRSVEESLDFYMNVLGFTPIRRPGSFDFDGAWLFNYGIGIHLLQSEHPESLPAKKEINPKDNHISFQCESMVAVERRLKELGIPYIQRCVEEGGIYVDQIFFHDPDGFMIEICNCDKLPVVPLAGQNFAMAACKRVASVKQQQLPMPVAQVAQATPAPAAAAASQCVPAPNPALQRVGGEEAAHISCA; encoded by the exons ATGGTGAACACGACGGCGGCTATGGTGAGCGGCGGCGTGCTGCCGCTGGCGTCCCTGAACCACATCAGCATAGTGTGCAGGTCGGTGGAGGAGTCGCTCGACTTCTACATGAACGTCCTCGGGTTCACCCCCATCCGCCGCCCCGGCTCCTTCGACTTCGACGGCGCATG GCTGTTCAACTACGGGATCGGCATCCACCTGCTGCAGTCGGAGCATCCAGAGAGCTTACCGGCGAAGAAGGAGATCAACCCCAAGGATAACCACATCTCCTTCCAG TGCGAGAGCATGGTGGCGGTGGAGCGGCGGCTCAAGGAGCTGGGCATCCCGTACATCCAGCGGTGCGTGGAGGAGGGCGGCATCTACGTGGACCAGATCTTCTTCCATGACCCCGACGGCTTCATGATCGAGATCTGCAACTGCGACAAGCTCCCGGTCGTCCCGCTCGCCGGCCAGAACTTCGCCATGGCCGCCTGCAAGAGGGTCGCCTCCGTCAAGCAACAGCAGCTGCCCATGCCAGTCGCACAAGTAGCGCAAGCAACCCCTGCTCCGGCGGCGGCCGCGGCTTCGCAGTGCGTTCCGGCGCCGAACCCGGCCTTGCAGCgcgtcggcggcgaggaggcggcgcatATCTCGTGCGCGTGA
- the LOC125551387 gene encoding probable cellulose synthase A catalytic subunit 1 [UDP-forming] has protein sequence MAANRGMVAGSHNRNEFVMIRHDGDAPAPGKEVKGAGGQGCQICGDTVGVSATGDVFVACNECAFPVCRPCYEYERKDGVKCCPQCKTRYKRLKGSPRVPGDEEEEDVDDLDNEFNYKQGNGKGPEWQLQGQGEDIDLSSSSRHEPHHRIPRLTSGQQISGEIPDASPDRHSIRSPTSSYVDPSVPVPVRIVDPSKDLNSYGLNSVDWKERVESWRVKQDKNMMQVTNKYPDARGGGDMEGTGSNGEDMQMVDDARLPLSRIVPIPANQLNLYRIVIILRLIILCFFFQYRVTHPVRDAYGLWLVSVICEIWFALSWLLDQFPKWYPINRETYLDRLALRYDREGEPSQLCPIDIFVSTVDPLKEPPLITANTVLSILAVDYPVDKVSCYVSDDGSAMLTFESLSETAEFARKWVPFCKKHNIEPRAPEFYFQQKIDYLKDKIQPSFVKERRAMKREYEEFKIRINALVAKAQKVPEEGWTMADGTAWPGNNPRDHPGMIQVFLGHSGGLDTDGNELPWLVYVSREKRPGFQHHKKAGAMNALIRVSAVLTNGAYLLNVDCDHYFNSSKALREAMCFMMDPALGRKTCYVQFPQRFDGIDLHDRYANRNIVFFDINMKGLDGIQGPMYVGTGCCFNRQALYGYDPVLTEADLEPNIVVKSCCGGRKKKSKSYMDNKNRMMKRTESSAPIFNMDDIEEGIEGYEDERSMLMSQKRLEKRFGQSPIFTASTFMTQGGIPPSTNPASLLKEAIHVISCGYEDKTEWGKEIGWIYGSVTEDILTGFKMHARGWISIYCMPPRPCFKGSAPINLSDRLNQVLRWALGSVEILFSRHCPIWYNYGGRLKLLERVAYINTIVYPITSLPLIAYCVLPAICLLTNKFIIPEISNYAGMFFILMFASIFATGILELRWSGVGIEDWWRNEQFWVIGGTSAHLFAVFQGLLKVLAGIDTNFTVTSKANDEDGDFAELYVFKWTSLLIPPTTVLVINLVGMVAGISYAINSGYQSWGPLFGKLFFSIWVILHLYPFLKGLMGKQNRTPTIVIVWSILLASIFSLLWVKIDPFISDTQKAVAMGQCGVNC, from the exons ATGGCGGCCAACCGGGGGATGGTCGCGGGGTCGCACAATCGCAATGAGTTCGTCATGATCCGCCACGACGGCGACGCGCCCGCCCCG GGTAAGGAGGTAAAAGGCGCGGGTGGTCAGGGCTGCCAGATATGTGGTGACACTGTTGGCGTTTCGGCCACCGGCGATGTCTTTGTCGCCTGCAATGAGTGCGCCTTCCCGGTCTGCCGCCCTTGCTATGAGTATGAACGCAAGGATGGGGTCAAATGCTGTCCTCAGTGCAAGACCAGATACAAGAGGCTGAAAG GTAGCCCCCGAGTTCCGggagatgaggaggaagaagatgttGATGACCTGGACAATGAGTTCAACTATAAGCAAGGGAATGGCAAAGGTCCAGAGTGGCAGCTGCAGGGTCAAGGAGAAGACATTGATTTGTCTTCATCCTCTCGCCATGAACCTCATCATCGTATTCCTCGGCTGACAAGTGGGCAACAG ATCTCCGGTGAAATCCCTGATGCTTCCCCTGATCGCCACTCTATCCGCAGCCCAACATCAAGCTATGTCGATCCAAGTGTCCCAG TTCCTGTGAGGATTGTGGACCCTTCGAAGGACTTGAACTCCTATGGGCTTAACAGTGTTGACTGGAAGGAAAGAGTTGAAAGCTGGAGGGTTAAGCAGGACAAAAACATGATGCAGGTGACCAATAAATATCCAGATGCAAGAGGAGGAGGAGACATGGAAGGAACTGGCTCAAATGGCGAAGATATGCAAAT GGTTGATGATGCACGTCTACCTCTGAGCCGTATAGTGCCTATTCCTGCAAACCAGCTCAACCTTTACCGGATAGTGATCATTCTCCGACTTATCATCCTGTGCTTCTTCTTCCAGTATCGTGTCACTCATCCAGTGCGTGATGCTTATGGATTATGGCTAGTGTCTGTTATCTGTGAGATTTGGTTCGCCTTGTCTTGGCTTCTAGATCAGTTTCCAAAATGGTATCCAATCAACCGTGAAACATACCTTGACAGGCTTGCATTGAG GTATGATAGGGAGGGAGAGCCATCACAGCTGTGTCCCATTGATATCTTTGTCAGTACAGTGGATCCACTGAAGGAACCTCCCCTGATCACAGCAAATACTGTCCTGTCCATTCTTGCTGTGGATTACCCTGTTGACAAAGTGTCATGCTATGTTTCTGATGATGGTTCGGCTATGTTGACATTCGAGTCGCTCTCAGAAACTGCAGAATTTGCTAGGAAGTGGGTTCCGTTTTGCAAGAAGCACAACATTGAACCAAGGGCCCCGGAGTTTTACTTTCAGCAAAAAATAGATTACCTAAAGGACAAAATCCAGCCTTCTTTTGTGAAGGAAAGACGAGCAATGAAG AGAGAGTATGAAGAATTTAAAATACGAATCAATGCACTTGTTGCCAAAGCCCAAAAAGTGCCTGAAGAGGGGTGGACCATGGCCGATGGCACTGCTTGGCCTGGGAATAACCCTAGGGACCATCCTGGCATGATTCAG GTGTTCTTGGGGCACAGTGGTGGCCTTGACACTGATGGTAATGAGTTACCATGGCTTGTGTATGTCTCTCGTGAAAAGAGACCAGGTTTCCAGCATCACAAGAAGGCTGGTGCGATGAATGCACTG ATTCGTGTATCTGCTGTATTGACAAATGGTGCCTATCTTCTTAATGTGGATTGTGATCACTACTTCAATAGCAGCAAAGCTCTTAGAGAAGCAATGTGCTTCATGATGGATCCCGCTCTAGGAAGGAAAACTTGCTATGTCCAATTTCCACAAAGATTTGACGGCATTGATTTGCACGATCGATATGCTAATCGCAACATAGTTTTCTTTGAT ATCAACATGAAAGGTTTAGATGGCATTCAGGGTCCAATGTATGTCGGGACAGGATGCTGTTTCAATAGGCAGGCCTTGTATGGCTATGATCCTGTATTAACTGAGGCTGATTTGGAACCTAACATTGTTGTCAAGAGTTGCTGTGGTGGCAGAAAGAAAAAGAGCAAGAGCTATATGGATAACAAAAACCGTATGATGAAGAGAACTGAGTCTTCTGCTCCCATCTTCAACATGGATGATATAGAAGAGGGTATAGAAG GTTATGAGGATGAAAGGTCCATGCTTATGTCCCAGAAGAGATTGGAGAAACGATTTGGTCAGTCTCCTATATTTACTGCATCCACCTTTATGACTCAAGGAGGCATACCACCTTCAACGAATCCAGCTTCCCTACTAAAGGAAGCCATCCATGTCATCAGCTGTGGATATGAGGACAAAACCGAATGGGGAAAAGAG ATTGGCTGGATCTATGGTTCAGTTACTGAAGATATTCTTACTGGGTTTAAAATGCACGCAAGAGGATGGATATCAATCTACTGCATGCCACCACGGCCTTGTTTCAAGGGTTCTGCACCAATCAATCTCTCTGACCGACTTAATCAAGTTCTCCGATGGGCTCTTGGGTCAGTTGAAATTCTGTTTAGCAGACATTGTCCTATCTGGTACAACTACGGTGGGCGGTTGAAACTTCTGGAGAGGGTGGCTTACATCAACACCATTGTTTATCCAATAACATCCCTCCCACTTATTGCCTATTGTGTGCTTCCTGCTATCTGTCTCCTCACCAACAAATTTATCATTCCTGAG ATCAGTAATTATGCTGGGATGTTCTTTATTCTTATGTTTGCCTCCATCTTTGCCACGGGTATATTGGAGCTCCGATGGAGTGGTGTCGGCATCGAGGACTGGTGGAGAAACGAGCAGTTCTGGGTTATTGGTGGCACATCTGCCCATCTTTTTGCAGTGTTCCAGGGTCTGCTGAAGGTGTTGGCCGGGATCGACACCAACTTCACGGTTACCTCGAAGGCAAACGACGAGGACGGCGACTTTGCCGAGCTATATGTGTTCAAGTGGACCAGTCTCCTCATCCCTCCGACCACCGTCCTTGTGATTAACCTGGTGGGTATGGTGGCAGGCATATCATATGCCATCAACAGCGGTTACCAGTCTTGGGGTCCACTCTTCGGAAAGCTCTTCTTCTCAATCTGGGTGATCCTCCATCTCTACCCCTTCCTCAAGGGTCTCATGGGGAAGCAGAACCGCACGCCAACCATCGTCATCGTTTGGTCCATCCTCCTCGCCTCCATCTTCTCCCTCCTGTGGGTGAAGATCGACCCTTTCATATCAGATACCCAGAAAGCCGTCGCCATGGGGCAGTGCGGCGTCAACTGCTGA